gatcacaagctaaatatgagtcaacagtgtaacactgttgcaaaaaccaaaccaaaacaaaaaccaatcaTCTTTCTGGAATGTAGTatcaggagtgctgtaagcaagaaatgctgattaggcctcaactagagtattgtgtccagttctgggtactgCATTTCAGGAACGATATGGGCAAGTTGGAGaaagtccggagaagagcaacaaaaatgattacaagactggaaaacatgacctataagggaacaTTGCAGAAATTGGGTTTGTAtactctggagaagagaagacagagagcgggcatgataacagttttcaagcacataaaagattgttagaaggaggagggagaaaacttgttctccttaacctctaaggataggacgagaaacaatggtcttaaattgcagatGGGGCGGTtgagtttggacattaggaaaagctttctaactgccagggtggttaagcactggaataaattgtccagggaggttgtggaatctccgtcaatagagatctttaagagcaggttagacaaacacctgtcacggatggtctagataaaacttagtcctgccatgagtgcaggggactggactagatgacctcctaagctcccttccagtcctacatttctgtgagtcTATgactgagcggatgttttcagaaaactccccacaataactccaagacctttcttgagtggcaacagctaaatTAGACCCCATCCTTGTTCGTGTATAATtgagattatattttccaatctGTATTACTTTGAATTTGTCAACTTGAAATTCTACtaccattttcttgcccagtcacccagttttgtaagatctctTAGTAACTCTTTGCAGTACGCTTTGCACTTAACTATCATAAATACTTTATgtggtctgcaaactttgccaatTCAAAGTTTACCTCTTTtagcagatcatttatgaatacactgaagagcactggtcccagtacaactCCTTGAGGGagcccactgtttacctctttccacTTTGAAAACTAAAAGTTtcctttcttcccctttcccatTATATATTAAccggttactgatccatgagagaaccttccctcttaccccataactccttagtttgtttaagagcctttggtgcggGAGCTTGTCAAAGTCTTTCTCAAAGTCCAACTACACATTCTCCACTGGATCACGCTTGTCCATATATTTGTGGACtgattcaaagaattctaatgatTAGTAAGCCATGACTTCCCTTCacaaaagccatattgactcttccccagcgtATCACGGTCCTCTATATGGCTGATAATTCTgatctttactatagtttcaaccaatttaccttGTACTGAActtgagatatttaaaaaaattggtgtcacattagttaTCCGCTAATCATCCGATAGAGGGGCTGCTTCTTACCACAATTAGTACTTaggcaatttcatatttgagttctttctgaactcttgggtgaataccatctggtcctggcgaCTTATTACCATTTAATATATGAGTTTGTGCTATTGTCCTGGTCATGTGTCCAGCACAGTATTGTAACCCAGAAGGTATGTTTCTAAGGCCATTGAACTGATGGGAGAGACATTCATGCAGTTCGAAAGGGTGTTGGCTCAAACACAAAGTGTACAGCTAAGGGTGAGAATGGACACCTGCAGATTAATGTCTTGCACCCCACAAGAATTCCACCTTGCTGCTAATTAGATACTAGTCGGGATTTAAAGAACAAAATGGAATCCTGCAGATCCCAGCAGATTGTAATATTGATACACCCCTGAGTCACCTTCATATTTTGAAGTTATTCAATGAAGAAGTAATGCAATGGAACTGGATTTATACCTCTGTCAACACCAAGGAGATTACTGAGATGATACCAGGAAGGTATGTTGCCCATAAAACTTTGAAATTTAAGGAACTTCAGGGTGTAATATGCATGTCATCCATAAGTGGAATTGAAAATTGAGTAATTGATCAACCATAGCAAAGCCATTACAATAATTAGAGGATAATAATAATTATCGTATTAAGCAAGGAAACATTTTGTTCTATCACTGGTAATGCATGCAAGAAAACACTTTGTTTGCTTATTGAAAGGGTGTCTCCTATCCTTCCCATTGGCTAAGAAAGCATATAAAAGTCTTGCAACTCTGGGTTGTTGTATCCACTCCTCTTGACTTCATCCCCTTGGTGTACTGGGTAAGTCTACTGAATTCAAATTACCCTAGTGGTCGCTTTAGTGATAGTTTTAACTATGGATTGAACCTTCACCAATACTGTGTGATTTTAGCAATAATAATGAGGGTAGTTTTTATACAACTAGTCAGTTGCTGGCCTTGGTGGTGGAGGAATTTAAACATAtcatgctgggattttcaaatccACATATGGGATTGGGACACCCATTTGCAATAAATATAATAGGGGGTAGTGCATGTAAATCCATTAGACAAttatgaaaaatctcagctttagGCTACTTTAGGAATGGAGAGTTTTATTCTGACACTTTATTGATAAATACAATTGCCAGACGGTCAGCTGACTTCACTGGACTCAGAGCTATTTGTCCAAGATGATCATCTGACCCTGCTGTTTCCATAAAAGGCTGGAGATCCGTTTTGAAATATAACAATTGAACAGCAACTTGATTGTTCTTTTTAGTTTAGTGGATGATGAAGATCTAGATAAGTTTCAGAATTTAGAAGTGCTTTATAGGAATTTCCCTTCAGGGCAAATCTAGCCCCTAGTTTACTGATGGTAAGAAGAAATTCTCCTTATGAGCAGTTTCCTCCATAATGGGTTATGTCAGGGCTTCTATAATTTTCTCTGAAGAATGTCGTGCTGCACAGCAttagagacaggacactggatgaGTTGGATCACTGAGCTGACCCACTATGGCAAAACTTAAAGTCTTATGTGTAGAAGTTGTAATCTCCGATACAGACCTTTAGCTGGTACAAGCTGGAATAGCAGTTTTGAATTAAAAgtagctctcactgacttcagagagTGTTGTGCAGCTTAATGGTTGCATTAAGCAGTGAAGAGGTAACTTGTTTTGAAATTGCTgggatattttgtgtgtgtgtatctgaagcataaggggaatgggtgtgaatgAATAGAAGGAAGAAACGGGAGCATATATGTGGCCTTCAAAAAACCTACCTACCTATCTCGCCCCTCTTACTCTAAAACTCAAACCGTGAATCTCTTATTCCAATCTCAACTGTGTCTCATGGTTTCTTTACTCCCTCCTTTGTTTTTCAGGATTCTCTCCAACACAAAAGATGTCTTACTGCCCACCCCAGGATTGTTATCCCGATATATGCCCACGTCCATGTATTGACGTCCGCAACGAGCCGTGTATCTCATCATGCGGAGATTCGACTGCAGTGGTCTATGCGCCACCAGTTGTTGTGAGATTCCCGGGACCAACTATGGCTACATGTCCTCAAGACAGCTTCGTAGGAAGCTCCTTACCAAATTTGCCAATTAGACCTGGGGGCTCATATGGTGGATCACTTACTTATGCGGGAGGTTATGGTGGTGGTTATGGGGGAGGTAACAGTGTTGTTGGTTCTGGTGGAGGATTCGGAGGCTCAACTGGTTATGGGGGAGTATATGGAGGTGGAGTCGGGGGTGGTTATGGGGGTGGTTacgggggtggagctgggggtggttatgggggcggagccgggggtggCTATGGGGGTTGTTATGGAGGCTCATATGGTTCTGGAGGTTCACGTGGTTATAGCAAGAAGTCATATCGTAGCATTTGTGGAGGAGGATATTCTGGAGTCAACCGTGGAAACTGTGGGCCATGTTAAACCCAGAAGAACGATCCGAGGAATGAGAAACAATCAGGAAATGACAAGATAGAGATTCACCACTGATCTGATGGACAATGATGCCTACAACTCGACTTGCAGACTGTGGGTGTTCATCACCTGTATAAATCAGGCCTATCTGTGTCTTTCACTTGGTACATATTATTGTAGCTTTATGATCTAAAGGTTTTGCAGCTTACTCTTATGCTTTCTGCTATTTGACGTTGAACTGGCTAAAACAAGTCACTTGGTTGAAAAAGGGACATGATTTTCAAACTCAACAGCTTCAAGGCAGAAAGCAGATGATCTTGTGTGAAAAGCCTCACTTCGGAGCGGGTGATTGGTTCTTGCTCGGATTGTAACCCTGAAAATACATTCTTTGTACTCTGCGTTAATTCATTCTGCAAGTGTGTAGTCCACTGCTCATTCCCATTAAAAATTATTCTGCATCATAGCATTGGCCTTCtggttttcctttctcctccaTTCTTTCTATCCCAACCagtttgggtgaaattcaccacggTGATGGTGCTCTGTACATGCTCCCTGCACTACATCCCTCCAACTCAAGAGAATCCCTAAGCAGCAAAGTACATTAACTGGTCAATACCATGGTGCTGGCCATCTGCCCAGGGGAGATAAGTACTAACTGTGGTAAGAAGAAGATATTCCCCCTTGCTCCAAAAGTCTCAGAAGGGAATTAGAATATATTCCCCTGCTCTAAATATTACATAAAATTGTAGAATCCTTGAactatagggctggaaggaaccttgggATGTCACCAAGTTCAGCCCCCTGTGCGGCAGCAGGACCTGACCTGACTGGTCTTTGCCTAACCTCtccttcaatgatggagattccacaacttcccgtGAATGCCTGAAATCAACACTTTACAATCATTACCGTTAGAAAGTCATTGTTAATATCTAACCTGTATCTCCCATCATGCAGATTAAACCAATTACATCTCATCTTATCTTCAGTGGACgcagaacaactgatcaccatgttCTTTAAAACGGCCCTacacatacttgaaaactgttatttagTCCCCCATCAGTCTGCTTTTCTTAACACTAAACATGTCCAGTGTTTTCAATTTGTCCTCAGAGGTCAGGGttctaaaacttttgtcattttactagctctcctctggactctctccagtttgtccacatcttccccaTTGAAGTGTGCTTGGCAAAATTGGGGAcaaaactccagctgaggcctttactgaatttcattttgttgatttcagatgaaGTCTCCAATTAGtgaagctcattttgaattctcatcctgtcttccaaggtgcttcaacccctctcagcttggtgtcctcTGCAAATATTATCAGTGAACTgtccactccattattcaagttaTTAGAGAAAATACTGAAGAGTAAAAGACCAAGGATAATCTCCTCTGGCTACGTCCCATCCTCCTAGGTATAGCATCCTAGGTAATTTCCCTCCAGTTAATTTATGATAACCTTTAAGTGAATATGATGGAAAGGATTTTTAGTTGAATAATGAATTTTCTTCAGCTGACCCTGTGTCAATGCaatccatatgttttatggaaatgtgcttttgagtgtgaatatgatgtaactggaacatgcttcgtgcaaaaggactcttgtaaggtatcatatcaAACGTTATAACCTATAGGAATATATTTCTCCTATTtggatgcatgtatcattcttgtatctgaagccaGAAATATGAATTATAACTCTGAGGTCcgattgtaattatgcaaagtgtgggccattaatggtggtttagaatcttgatggttcccattgactaggacaattggttgtaaatggtttatttacctacACACCTTCCTGTGTAggtgtgggccaacccaggaagactggagactaggggtcttactctgacatgtgaccatgtcacacgatactggaatccatttaatccttgtacttttccattgatgaggcagaggtggggacaagcacagacaaaagattcccgccttgtgccaaagctataaaacggggtggagcaggacaacgGGGGCtaccagtcatgagaaaacccctgcctgccacctgagatgtctgctggaactaacaaggactgtacgaggggaaaggattgggcccagattaggaaggagtctagtctgtgaaaggagcttattggaacatctctgagggtgagatattatctgCAATCAGTATCTTAACGTATTAGGCTAAGACTTGCgtgtttttactttattttgcttggtccggagaagagcaacaaaaatgattacaagactagaaaacatgacctataagggaaaaTTGCAGAAATTGGGTTTGTAtactctggagaagagaagacagagagggggcatgataacagttttcaagcacataaaagattgttagaaggaggagggagaaaacttgttctccttaacctctgaggataggacgagAAGCAATGGTCTTAGATTGCAGATTGggtggtttagattggacattaggaaaagcttcataactgccagggtggttaagtgctggaataaattgcccagggaggttgtggaatctccatcaataGAGAtctttaagagcagattagacaaacacctgtcagggatggtctagataaaacttagtcctgccatgagtgcaggggactggactagatgacctcctaagctcccttccagtcctacatttctgaggcctggtctacactacgggtttaggtcgactttagcagcgttaaaccgaattaagcctggacacgtccacacaacgaggccctttctttcgacttaaagggccctttaaaccggtttctttacaccacctccgacgaggggattagcgataaaaccggcctttgcgggtcggaattggggtagtgtggacggaattcgatgttattagcctccgggagctatcccacagtgcttcattgtgaccgctctggacagcgctctcaactcagatgcactgaccaggtagacaggaaaagacccgcgaaggtttgaatttcatttcctgtttgcccagcgtggagagcacaggtgaccacgcagagctcatcagcacaggtaaccgtcatggagtcctcccaggatcgcaaaagagctccagcatggaccgaacgggaggtacgagatctgctcgccatatggggagatgaagcagtgatagctgaactccgtagcagtaaaagaaatggaaaagtattagaaaagatctccaaggccatgaaggaccgaggccataacagggacacacagcagtgccgcgtgaaaattaaggagctacggcaagcctaccacaaagccagagaagcaaacggaaggtctggagcagagccgcaaacttgccgctactacgcggagctgcatgcgatcctagggggtgcagccaccactaccccaaccgtgtgctatgactctctcactggagaaacacacagggaagacggttcggggaacgaggaagatgacgatggaggtactgtaggtagctcacagcagcaaggaagcggagaaaccggtttccccaacagccaggatatgtttgtgaccctggacctggaaccagtaacccccgaactcacccaagaccctcagggcacacaggagacctctggtgagtgtaactttgtaaatatttgtaaacattacaaaaaaaaagcaagcaagtctgttaacgtgtatggggatggagcggaaatcctccagggacatctccagaaagctctcctggttgaaatggggtgattttattaagggggacatttagaggcgcccgttcctgctattctgaccagaaatgttccccgctgttaaccacgcggtgggggggaggggtgaagtgatcatcccagagaatcgtgtgtgtgtgtgggggggctttacttgtgtttgtgccgcatgttaaccgggaaaccgcagccccctccttttacattgaaaccccattttaaatggacaacccaattcatccttgatatgggaaatgcgctgctgtttgcaacctttcccgcatgctaAGAAGGTTAAaatagccaaaacactgtggcctacgatggctgcctgcaagccgaaatatgcgaccttgtaatgaaagagtgtacccattgttcccaaaaatgtgtcttttttaaccacctctcccttctcctccaccagctgcaaatgtttctccttcgcagaggctcgtgaacattagaaagagaaaacgtaagacgagggacgagatgttcacggagctgcagatgtcctcccacgctgatagagcacagcagaatgcgtggaggcagtcaatgtcggagatgagaaaagcccaacatgaacgagagga
Above is a window of Chrysemys picta bellii isolate R12L10 chromosome 20, ASM1138683v2, whole genome shotgun sequence DNA encoding:
- the LOC135976761 gene encoding myb/SANT-like DNA-binding domain-containing protein 2, translating into MESSQDRKRAPAWTEREVRDLLAIWGDEAVIAELRSSKRNGKVLEKISKAMKDRGHNRDTQQCRVKIKELRQAYHKAREANGRSGAEPQTCRYYAELHAILGGAATTTPTVCYDSLTGETHREDGSGNEEDDDGGTVGSSQQQGSGETGFPNSQDMFVTLDLEPVTPELTQDPQGTQETSAANVSPSQRLVNIRKRKRKTRDEMFTELQMSSHADRAQQNAWRQSMSEMRKAQHEREERWRAEDDRWRQLADRRQEAMLRLLEHQSDMLERMVELQERQQEQRPPLQPLCNQQPSSPSSIASSPRRPRTRWGGLRPPSHSTPDDRPSIRRLAFNKS
- the LOC112060071 gene encoding scale keratin-like, encoding MSYCPPQDCYPDICPRPCIDVRNEPCISSCGDSTAVVYAPPVVVRFPGPTMATCPQDSFVGSSLPNLPIRPGGSYGGSLTYAGGYGGGYGGGNSVVGSGGGFGGSTGYGGVYGGGVGGGYGGGYGGGAGGGYGGGAGGGYGGCYGGSYGSGGSRGYSKKSYRSICGGGYSGVNRGNCGPC